In a genomic window of Streptomyces pristinaespiralis:
- a CDS encoding PLL family lectin, translating into MPTERATTLRDRDRAHETRLSGRWLTRGTDGLLTAYAPADGAVLRRTETPSGWRGPDRLDAPRLMPVLTVAQGADGYVHLIGLRRTGTDAEGQEELELVHAVQFQTGRPLLGWHALGHPNKVRRWTGDPVAAVDGEGRVCVFLRNGGNGVSCRVQGIRGGWGGWQDLGGRGTGDTLAVATDGDGLVELFVPGRKQITRFTQEKPGAAFAPADRLDVQAAPGGAFAALATASGTVSLFYTDDDGVIQVWAPGRLPEPRPLMDAAGPGPLVVSRLVIDGHDCTVLAQEADQGQVAFAAYPTEDESAGGWWTRTTTGAGHLSLALREHGGHGLVAMALAPDGSPIVSRQKTEEGGFALGSWKPLR; encoded by the coding sequence ATGCCAACTGAGCGTGCGACCACGCTTCGAGACCGAGACCGGGCACATGAGACACGGCTGTCGGGCCGATGGCTGACCCGTGGCACGGACGGTCTCCTCACCGCGTACGCGCCGGCGGACGGCGCGGTGCTGCGCCGGACGGAGACGCCGTCCGGTTGGCGCGGGCCGGATCGGCTCGACGCACCCCGACTGATGCCGGTGCTCACCGTCGCCCAGGGAGCGGACGGTTACGTCCATCTCATCGGCCTGCGCCGGACCGGCACCGACGCCGAGGGGCAGGAGGAACTGGAGCTGGTGCACGCGGTGCAGTTCCAGACCGGTCGCCCCCTGCTCGGCTGGCACGCGCTCGGTCACCCCAACAAGGTCCGCCGGTGGACCGGCGATCCGGTGGCCGCGGTCGACGGCGAGGGCCGGGTCTGTGTGTTCCTGCGCAACGGCGGCAACGGCGTGAGCTGCCGGGTCCAGGGGATCCGCGGCGGCTGGGGCGGCTGGCAGGACCTGGGCGGACGCGGGACCGGGGACACCCTGGCGGTCGCCACCGACGGGGATGGACTGGTGGAACTCTTCGTACCGGGACGCAAGCAGATCACCCGGTTCACCCAGGAGAAGCCGGGTGCGGCCTTCGCCCCGGCGGACCGGCTGGACGTCCAGGCGGCGCCGGGGGGAGCCTTCGCCGCGCTCGCCACGGCCTCCGGGACCGTCTCGCTCTTCTACACCGATGACGACGGGGTGATCCAGGTCTGGGCACCCGGCCGGCTGCCGGAGCCCCGCCCGCTGATGGACGCCGCGGGGCCCGGGCCGCTGGTGGTTTCGCGACTGGTCATCGACGGCCACGACTGCACGGTCCTCGCCCAGGAGGCGGACCAGGGGCAGGTGGCGTTCGCCGCGTACCCCACCGAGGACGAGTCGGCGGGCGGCTGGTGGACCCGCACGACCACCGGCGCCGGCCACCTGTCGCTGGCTCTGCGGGAGCACGGCGGGCACGGTCTGGTCGCGATGGCCCTGGCGCCGGACGGCAGCCCGATCGTCAGCAGGCAGAAGACCGAAGAGGGCGGGTTCGCCCTGGGGAGCTGGAAGCCCCTGCGGTGA
- a CDS encoding amino acid permease, producing the protein MSTDTDPSGGRRGVFRTKPVEQSIRDTEEPEHALKKSLSAVDLTVFGVGVIIGTGIFVLTGTVAKNNAGPATALAFVASGIVCALAALCYAEFASTVPVAGSAYTFAYASLGELPAWIIGWDLVLEFALGTAVVAVGWSGYVRSLMDNVGWNLPAGLQGPDVEGGTFDLLAFILILVLTAILVVGMKLSARITAVVVAIKVGVVLIVIVAGLFFVKAANYDPFIPEKQGQIEGSGWDAPLVQLLFGYEPTNFGVMGIFTAASIVFFAFIGFDVVATAAEETKLPQRDMPRGILGSLLICTVLYVAVSLVVTGMQHYTELSISAPLADAFKATGHPFFAGVISFGAAVGLTTVCMILLLGQTRVFFAMSRDGLLPRFFSKTHPRFRTPYRPTILLGVIIAIVAGFTSINELATLVNIGTLFAFVVVALGVIILRRTRPDLHRAFRTPLVPLVPILSVAASVWLMLNLPGETWFRFAVWMAIGFVVYALYGRRNSRLGRGDTTVGR; encoded by the coding sequence GTGAGCACAGATACTGACCCGTCCGGCGGCAGGCGAGGTGTCTTCAGAACCAAGCCCGTCGAGCAGTCGATCCGGGACACCGAAGAGCCGGAGCACGCACTCAAGAAGTCCCTCTCCGCCGTGGACCTCACGGTGTTCGGCGTGGGTGTCATCATCGGCACCGGCATCTTCGTCCTCACCGGCACCGTCGCCAAGAACAACGCCGGCCCCGCGACCGCACTCGCCTTCGTCGCCTCCGGCATCGTCTGTGCCCTTGCCGCACTGTGCTACGCCGAGTTCGCCTCCACCGTCCCGGTGGCCGGCTCCGCCTACACCTTCGCGTACGCCTCGCTCGGCGAACTGCCCGCCTGGATCATCGGCTGGGACCTGGTGCTGGAGTTCGCGCTCGGCACGGCGGTGGTCGCGGTCGGCTGGTCGGGTTACGTGCGTTCGCTGATGGACAACGTGGGGTGGAACCTACCCGCCGGCCTGCAGGGCCCTGATGTGGAGGGCGGCACGTTCGACCTGCTGGCCTTCATCCTCATCCTGGTGCTGACGGCGATCCTCGTCGTCGGTATGAAGCTCTCCGCACGCATCACCGCCGTGGTCGTGGCCATCAAGGTCGGCGTGGTCCTGATCGTCATCGTCGCGGGCCTGTTTTTCGTCAAGGCCGCCAACTACGACCCCTTCATCCCCGAGAAGCAGGGCCAGATCGAGGGCAGCGGCTGGGACGCGCCGCTGGTGCAGCTGCTGTTCGGCTACGAGCCCACGAACTTCGGCGTCATGGGCATCTTCACCGCCGCGTCGATCGTCTTCTTCGCCTTCATCGGTTTCGACGTGGTGGCCACGGCGGCCGAGGAGACCAAGCTGCCGCAGCGCGACATGCCGCGCGGCATCCTGGGGTCGCTGCTCATCTGCACCGTGCTCTACGTCGCCGTGTCCCTCGTGGTGACCGGCATGCAGCACTACACCGAGCTGTCGATCAGCGCGCCGCTCGCCGACGCCTTCAAGGCGACCGGCCATCCGTTCTTCGCGGGCGTCATCAGCTTCGGCGCGGCGGTCGGCCTGACGACGGTGTGCATGATCCTGCTGCTGGGGCAGACCCGGGTGTTCTTCGCCATGAGCCGCGACGGCCTGCTGCCGCGGTTCTTCTCCAAGACCCACCCGCGGTTCCGCACCCCGTACCGCCCGACGATCCTCCTCGGTGTCATCATCGCGATCGTCGCCGGCTTCACCAGCATCAACGAGCTGGCCACCCTGGTGAACATCGGCACGCTCTTCGCGTTCGTCGTCGTCGCACTCGGCGTGATCATCCTGCGTCGTACCCGGCCCGACCTGCACCGTGCGTTCCGTACTCCGCTGGTGCCCCTCGTCCCGATCCTGTCGGTCGCGGCCTCGGTGTGGCTCATGCTCAACCTGCCGGGCGAGACGTGGTTCCGGTTCGCCGTCTGGATGGCGATCGGCTTCGTCGTGTACGCCCTGTACGGCCGCCGGAACAGCCGTCTCGGCCGCGGCGACACCACGGTCGGGCGGTAG
- a CDS encoding PIN domain-containing protein: protein MNELPLLLIVDGANVVGSVPDGWWRDRFGAAERLRDRLAATAPEGIAGEPGPVEVLLVVEGAARGVGSVPGVMVEPAPGSGDDLIVERVRAAAGRTCVVVTADRELRRRVEAHGARCVGPRAVRRAETGRSGD, encoded by the coding sequence ATGAACGAGCTTCCCCTGCTTCTGATCGTGGACGGCGCCAACGTCGTCGGCTCCGTCCCCGACGGGTGGTGGCGCGACCGCTTCGGCGCGGCGGAGCGGCTGCGGGACCGGCTGGCCGCCACGGCGCCGGAGGGGATCGCCGGGGAACCCGGGCCCGTGGAGGTGCTGCTCGTCGTGGAGGGGGCGGCCCGGGGCGTCGGGTCCGTGCCCGGCGTCATGGTGGAGCCGGCACCAGGGAGCGGCGACGACCTGATCGTGGAGAGGGTGCGGGCGGCGGCCGGCCGGACCTGCGTGGTCGTCACGGCCGACCGCGAGCTGCGGCGAAGGGTCGAGGCGCACGGCGCGCGGTGCGTGGGCCCGCGTGCCGTGCGCCGTGCGGAGACCGGCCGGTCCGGCGACTGA